A single genomic interval of Alistipes provencensis harbors:
- a CDS encoding translation initiation factor, which yields MADNDWKARLGMVYSTDPGFKYETADEPEAETLPPARQDLRVWLDRKQRAGKVVTLVKGFVGCDGDLQELARLLKTKCGVGGAAKEGEIIIQGDHRDRVVDILTRSGYRCKKAGN from the coding sequence ATGGCGGACAACGACTGGAAAGCGCGGTTGGGGATGGTCTATTCGACCGATCCCGGCTTCAAATACGAAACGGCCGATGAGCCCGAGGCGGAAACCCTGCCCCCGGCACGGCAGGACCTGCGGGTGTGGCTAGACCGCAAGCAGCGGGCCGGCAAGGTCGTGACCCTCGTCAAAGGCTTCGTGGGCTGCGACGGGGACCTGCAGGAGCTGGCACGCCTGCTGAAAACCAAATGCGGCGTCGGAGGCGCTGCCAAAGAGGGTGAGATCATCATTCAGGGCGACCACCGCGACCGCGTAGTCGATATTCTAACCCGCAGCGGT